The Apium graveolens cultivar Ventura unplaced genomic scaffold, ASM990537v1 ctg8069, whole genome shotgun sequence genome has a segment encoding these proteins:
- the LOC141704629 gene encoding F-box protein At3g07870-like, protein MDLPEELIAEIISRTPVRTIVSCKSVCKRWCNIVSEPFFSRLHLSISSKMLLLHQGDAEDVDDDNDGDLAVVELDDQHHQHDIHHEPMMRFSPGLALGDYVGLIGSVNGLICLEDSYDDSAYVCNPITQEYIRLQDSEYTRVSYLKGYYGFGLVESNQQYKIVRFYKGRFPSTEYDLGSEVYTLGTGMWRDLGHVPFHLNEHDRGHYVSGRLHWLAGELICAFDLDRELFRPMEAPPRAPGNTDHFSILGVHNHFRNLGVLKGCLCICDITLYSELSIWVKRDYGVEDSWSKKLIITPNPPLHEGINTDMVRLLKVLKDGNILMYCDQLQLFTYHPQHKTLRHHIFPEGEFLTFGAMTYVPGFISLERSFTLEGVKRWESPQVED, encoded by the coding sequence ATGGACTTACCAGAAGAATTGATTGCTGAAATTATATCAAGAACTCCTGTGAGGACAATAGTGTCATGCAAAAGCGTGTGCAAAAGATGGTGTAATATAGTTTCAGAACCATTTTTTTCGCGTCTGCATCTCTCTATATCATCTAAAATGCTTTTACTTCATCAAGGAGACGCCGAGGACGTAGATGATGACAATGATGGTGACCTTGCAGTGGTTGAACTAGATGACCAACATCACCAACATGATATTCATCACGAGCCTATGATGAGATTTTCCCCGGGACTTGCCTTGGGAGACTATGTGGGGTTAATTGGATCAGTTAATGGGTTAATATGCTTAGAAGATAGTTATGATGATTCAGCATATGTATGCAATCCAATTACACAAGAGTACATACGCCTTCAAGATTCCGAGTACACCAGAGTATCATATTTAAAGGGATATTATGGCTTTGGACTTGTTGAATCGAACCAACAGTACAAGATTGTACGTTTTTATAAGGGTAGATTTCCTTCAACTGAATATGACCTAGGGAGCGAGGTTTATACGCTTGGAACCGGCATGTGGAGAGATCTAGGACATGTCCCCTTCCATCTGAATGAACATGATAGGGGTCACTATGTCAGTGGCCGCCTCCATTGGTTAGCTGGTGAACTAATATGTGCTTTCGATTTGGATAGAGAATTATTTCGTCCAATGGAAGCTCCTCCACGGGCTCCTGGGAATACAGATCATTTTAGCATCTTGGGAGTCCATAATCATTTTAGGAACTTGGGAGTACTTAAAGGTTGCTTGTGTATATGTGATATAACACTATACTCTGAACTTTCTATTTGGGTGAAGAGAGATTATGGCGTGGAAGATAGTTGGAGTAAAAAACTCATCATCACTCCTAATCCTCCGTTACATGAAGGTATAAATACCGACATGGTTCGGCTTCTTAAAGTTCTCAAAGATGGGAACATCTTAATGTATTGTGACCAACTTCAATTGTTCACTTATCATCCTCAACATAAAACATTGCGACATCACATTTTCCCGGAGGGTGAGTTTCTCACATTTGGTGCGATGACTTATGTCCCCGGTTTTATCAGTCTAGAGAGGAGTTTCACCTTGGAGGGTGTCAAAAGATGGGAGTCTCCTCAAGTAGAAGACTGA
- the LOC141704631 gene encoding F-box protein At3g07870-like, with protein sequence MDLPEELIAEIISRTPVRTIVSCKSVCKRWCNIVSEPFFSRLHLSISSKMLLLHQGDAEDVDDDNDGDLAVVELDDQHHQHDIHHEPMMRFSPGLALGDYVGLIGSVNGLICLEDSYDDSAYYKIVRFYKGRFPSTEYDLGSEVYTLGTGMWRDLGHVPFHLNEHDRGHYVSGRLHWLAGELICAFDLDRELFRPMEAPPRAPGNTDHFSILGVHNHFRNLGVLKGCLCICDITLYSELSIWVKRDYGVEDSWSKKLIITPNPPLHEGINTDMVRLLKVLKDGNILMYCDQLQLFTYHPQHKTLRHHIFPEGEFLTFGAMTYVPGFISLERSFTLEGVKRWESPQVED encoded by the exons ATGGACTTACCAGAAGAATTGATTGCTGAAATTATATCAAGAACTCCTGTGAGGACAATAGTGTCATGCAAAAGCGTGTGCAAAAGATGGTGTAATATAGTTTCAGAACCATTTTTTTCGCGTCTGCATCTCTCTATATCATCTAAAATGCTTTTACTTCATCAAGGAGACGCCGAGGACGTAGATGATGACAATGATGGTGACCTTGCAGTGGTTGAACTAGATGACCAACATCACCAACATGATATTCATCACGAGCCTATGATGAGATTTTCCCCGGGACTTGCCTTGGGAGACTATGTGGGGTTAATTGGATCAGTTAATGGGTTAATATGCTTAGAAGATAGTTATGATGATTCAGCATAT TACAAGATTGTACGTTTTTATAAGGGTAGATTTCCTTCAACTGAATATGACCTAGGGAGCGAGGTTTATACGCTTGGAACCGGCATGTGGAGAGATCTAGGACATGTCCCCTTCCATCTGAATGAACATGATAGGGGTCACTATGTCAGTGGCCGCCTCCATTGGTTAGCTGGTGAACTAATATGTGCTTTCGATTTGGATAGAGAATTATTTCGTCCAATGGAAGCTCCTCCACGGGCTCCTGGGAATACAGATCATTTTAGCATCTTGGGAGTCCATAATCATTTTAGGAACTTGGGAGTACTTAAAGGTTGCTTGTGTATATGTGATATAACACTATACTCTGAACTTTCTATTTGGGTGAAGAGAGATTATGGCGTGGAAGATAGTTGGAGTAAAAAACTCATCATCACTCCTAATCCTCCATTACATGAAGGTATAAATACCGACATGGTTCGGCTTCTTAAAGTTCTCAAAGATGGGAACATCTTAATGTATTGTGACCAACTTCAATTGTTCACTTATCATCCTCAACATAAAACATTGCGACATCACATTTTCCCGGAGGGTGAGTTTCTCACATTTGGTGCGATGACTTATGTCCCCGGTTTTATCAGTCTAGAGAGGAGTTTCACCTTGGAGGGTGTCAAAAGATGGGAGTCTCCTCAAGTAGAAGACTGA
- the LOC141704632 gene encoding F-box/kelch-repeat protein At3g06240-like — protein sequence MDLPEELIAEIISRTPVRTIVSCKSVCKRWCNIVSEPFFSRLHLSISSKMLLLHQGDAEDVDDDNDGDLAVVELDDQHHQHDIHHKPMMRFSPGLALGDYVGLIGSVNGLICLEDSYDDSAYVCNPITQEYIRLQDSEYTRVSYLKGYYGFRLVESNQQYKIVRFYKGRFPSTEYDLGSEVYTLGTGMWRDLGHVPFHLNEHDRGHYVSGRLHWLAGELICAFDLDRELFRPMEAPPRARGNTDHFSILGVHNHFRNLGVLKGCLCICDITLYSELFIG from the coding sequence ATGGACTTACCAGAAGAATTGATTGCTGAAATTATATCAAGAACTCCTGTGAGGACAATAGTGTCATGCAAAAGCGTGTGCAAAAGATGGTGTAATATAGTTTCAGAACCATTTTTTTCGCGTCTGCATCTCTCTATATCATCTAAAATGCTTTTACTTCATCAAGGAGACGCCGAGGACGTAGATGATGACAATGATGGTGACCTTGCAGTGGTTGAACTAGATGACCAACATCACCAACATGATATTCATCACAAGCCTATGATGAGATTTTCCCCGGGACTTGCCTTGGGAGACTATGTGGGGTTAATTGGATCAGTTAATGGGTTAATATGCTTAGAAGATAGTTATGATGATTCAGCATATGTATGCAATCCAATTACACAAGAGTACATACGCCTTCAAGATTCCGAGTACACCAGAGTATCATATTTAAAGGGATATTATGGCTTTAGACTTGTTGAATCGAACCAACAGTACAAGATTGTACGTTTTTATAAGGGTAGATTTCCTTCAACTGAATATGACCTAGGGAGCGAGGTTTATACGCTTGGAACCGGCATGTGGAGAGATCTAGGACATGTCCCCTTCCATCTGAATGAACATGATAGGGGTCACTATGTCAGTGGCCGCCTCCATTGGTTAGCTGGTGAACTAATATGTGCTTTCGATTTGGATAGAGAATTATTTCGTCCAATGGAAGCTCCTCCACGGGCTCGTGGGAATACAGATCATTTTAGCATCTTGGGAGTCCATAATCATTTTAGGAACTTGGGAGTACTTAAAGGTTGCTTGTGTATATGTGATATAACACTATACTCTGAACTTTTTATTGGGTGA